TTCAGCAAATTTTTCGTATCTTTGTCTGAGGAAATCGTCCCATTCGCCAGTGAAGTGACCCACCTGGCTGTGGTGACAGTGCAAGGCTGTCATCTTTGTTTCAAAGGTGTCGGTAATATCGCTGAAGTAATTCGGTTCTTCGGCACCCCAGAAAAGAACCTCTTTAACTTTGTGAGGCTCGAGCCCTTGTTCAAGTAGGTCAGGATAAGCCCAGCGGTCTCGGGCGTAGGGGAAGAGAGCATCCAGCACAACTTGACCGGTGATGCGGTGGTCACGGTGCCAGATGTAACGTCGGTAGGGGTCGCTGGTAGCTACGATTTCTGGCCGATGGGTTCTGATTAAGCGGACAATTTCTTTCCGAAATTCTGGCGTGTCCTCCAAAGTTTGGTCTTCATGTCGCAGGAATATGACCTCCTTTACCCCGAGCAGCTTGGCGGCGGCTAGCTGTTCCTGCTCGCGAATTTCTGCCAATTTCTCAGGCTTCATCTCAGGGTCGTTGCTGCCCTTGTTGCCGTTG
This is a stretch of genomic DNA from Chloroflexota bacterium. It encodes these proteins:
- a CDS encoding PIG-L family deacetylase, producing the protein MTKNLYAMVISSHADDAEYGIAGTVAKWTREGKKVIYVVCTNGNKGSNDPEMKPEKLAEIREQEQLAAAKLLGVKEVIFLRHEDQTLEDTPEFRKEIVRLIRTHRPEIVATSDPYRRYIWHRDHRITGQVVLDALFPYARDRWAYPDLLEQGLEPHKVKEVLFWGAEEPNYFSDITDTFETKMTALHCHHSQVGHFTGEWDDFLRQRYEKFAEGKGFKLAETFYRVEIWW